Below is a genomic region from Brassica oleracea var. oleracea cultivar TO1000 chromosome C9, BOL, whole genome shotgun sequence.
TTTTCCAGCTCATGGCTTAAATTAACATTGAGACAGGTCTGCTTAAGAAATATCATACAATAGTCTATAAATATAATAGAATAATGTAGCCAAATAAAAATTAAAAATTCATAATTTGCGCAAATAGAAAAGTAAGTGTACCAATAGAAAAACTAGAGACAAAATTATATCAATAGCCCTCTTGTTTGGATAAGGTAGGTTTAAAGTGTAAACTTAGATTACTGGAGTTTATTATGATTTGGTTAAAATTTTGTAAGTATTATACAATTGTACATGTATAAAATAATTTTTTAGATCCAAACACAAAACCTACTCAAAACTAATTTTTTCACTTTCTATAGTTTTCGTCTTCTTTCACAATCTTCTTCGTCTCTTTCTTCTTCACAAATCCAAATCTCATATGTTTTTTTTTTCTAATCAAATCTCATGTTTCTAAATTTTAATTTAAAGAAAAAAAAGAGTGATTATATTATAAAACCACAAACTAAAGTTACTATATATCATTCGAGGTAATTTTTGATGTAATTAGATCTAAGGAAACTCTTTTTTCTGGTGTGAAAGGTACTCAATGTTCTTCAACAAGTGATGAATTTATATTCTGTAAAAATAATTCTGAACATTGTTTGTTTTTGTGCGATATTCATATAATTTTAATGTTAACGGTTAACATCACAAATGTACGTATGATAACTTAACTGGCAACACCGAGTATATAATAGGTATACATAATGGATAACAGTTTTCTTAGACGAAAATATTGTTGTTATATAATTTCTATGTATTTATCTTCACAATCTTAATTTTGAGTTATTCAGTAACACACATAATCCATTATACCTACAATCTTAACACTTTATTTTGTTTAATGTAGATTACGAGCTAGGCCCAGTTTTTTGGGTTTAGCGTGACGCAGCGATCTTCCATCTCCTTTGAGTCATGGGAGGGACAGTTCATTGAGGGAGCCTCATGTTTGGATAAGTCATTCCAACACCACTGTCGGCCATTTGGTTTACAGTGGCAGGCTTATCCTTAGTTTAATTTGCAAGATTGGAAGAACGTCATTAAGATGTGGTTCTTTTTTCACCCGTTTGTTTGCTCTGGTTCACATTAGTTTCAAAGTCAAACTGAATAATTGCAACTCTTGGAGATTTTAGTGAGACTACACAGTGTGCGCAGTTGGATCTTTCTGGTTCGAGTAGTGGTTGGAGCTCTTGAAGTTATGTTTTCTAATGCAGGTCGTGGTTTGGAGGATTGAACTTCCTTTGAATGAGGACTGCAAAGCTGTCCAGAGTTGGTATCAATCAATTGAAACGCGGGCAAACCAATATTTACTGCAAGGTGGTCTCATATATCATCAAAGATGTTATTACCATTTGGCAATGCTTTCATTTGGTTAAGCTATTGCTTCTGCTCTGCTTTTAGCTCTATGGGTTAGTTTGTTTAATTGTTTCGTAGGTGTTGTTTTCTTCTTCTCTTCCTATAATTTTTCTGCTATTAGTGTGTGTAAATTCTGTCAATTTTTTTGAAAATGTTATAAAATTTTAATACTTTTACCAAAAAGTATCATGTGGCCCAAAAATCAAAGAAAATCTTTTTTTTCTAAGAATTGTTCTATAATTTCAGCACTCCAGATGTGATTTTTATAACATTTGGTCAAAAAAAATTAGATCATTTTTTTTTGGGAAAATTATTTTTTTTTAGGCCAAAAAATGTATTTATGTCCCATTAAACGAATCTCATACACTTTATGTCTCATTAGACTAATTATTTTCAAAATTGCAATAATGCCCTTAAATTTTCAATTTTAAATTCGTAATTACAATTAATAAATAATTATAATGTATTTAGAAATATTTAATATTATGATAAAATACATTATTATAATTAAAATAACTAATAACATTAAACAAAAAAAATCGATTTTAAATTTGTAATTACAATTAATAACAATTTTTAATTCACAATTACAATTAATAACTTTTTTTGTTCTAGAAAATTAATTTTTTACATATATGGAAACTGAATATTTCCAAATATTTTATTCCCATAATTTTTAGAACTGATTATTCGTATCCGTACAATATAGTAAATCTCTAGAACTCAGTTTCTACAAGTTTTTAGATTTATAGTAATGTGTACATTTTGATTTCTACAAGTTTTAGATTTCTAATAATGTGTAGATTCTGATTTCTATAGATTTTAGAGCGATAGGTTAAGCGCATAATTATTATTCTAAATATTTTTAGAGTACTATTATTTAGGTAGATCACATATGGTAAATATAGTAGATTCAATGAAAAATGTGAATTTCATTTTTTACTTTGTAGTATGCCAATTCTATTTTTTGTAGAACAAAATCTGAAATTATGATTTAAATATTTTTAGAACTGAAAAAAATATATCACTAAGTTGATATAGGTATTTTATGAGTAATTACTATTTTTCTAATTTTTTTTGTTTGTAAAATTATTTATTTAATTTATTTTTGGAAAATATTAAAAAAAAATAAATGTAAAAATGATACAAAATAGAAATTAGCTTAATTGGACATAGTTACCATTATTTTTGGTCTAAAAACAATTTTTTTTTTTTTTAAGAAAAGAGTTGGCATTCTCGAAGATCGGACTTTGAACCAATCAAAATCCGCGTATGCTAAATTCTAGGTGTCCACACAAAAAGAGTTGAAGTAAAAGTTATTGATTATTGAAAGAAAGTGATTTGATTTTGAAGTTTCTTCGTTGAAAAGATAAAATTAAAGAGAGAGAGCGAGAGAGAGAGAGAAGAGTGACTGAGTGAGGGAGACGATAGACAAAGTTTTTGAGTTTCAATTTAAAGGTTTCCGCGTAAATAATATCTCTCAGATCTATTATTCATAACTGGTTTTCGATCTATACCTTCTTGGCTTACTGATTTAGGGTTTTGGATCCTTTCTAGCAATGGCGGATAAGGCCGCGAAGATGAAGCTCCGCCAGGATTACCGGAACTTATGGCACTCCGATCTCATGGGCACCGTCACCGCCGACACTCCCTGTAAAATCTCTCTCTCTCTCTCTCTCTCTCTTTTTCGATTTCTCTATCTTAATCAAAGAAATTGATTTTTTTCCTTGTGCAGATTGTTGCTTGGCGTGTCTGTGGTAAGTTGTTGCTCTATATGCAATTAGGGTTTTGCTATCGAAGTATATATATATATGCATACTCCAGTTACCTTCGTTTTAGCAATCAATACTGAATCAGTTCTCCCCCAAAAGAAGACTACTGTATGTATCTCTTTATGTTTTGATATAACATTTGATTAATTGCTTTTGTAGTGGACCGTGTGTTTCTTACTTGCTTCGGAGAAGAGCACTTTACAATGACATGTCAAGGTCTCAACTAGTTTCTTATCTATGTACATTATTGTTGGTTGTTTAAAAGACTTTAGCTTCTTCCTTTTGCTAAGATTTTGTGAGTCTTTCTTCTCTTTCTTTTATTGAAGGTATACCTGCTGTGCTGGATACATGCCTTGTAGTGGGAGGTGTGGAGAAAGCAAATGCCCTCAACTCTGCCTTGCCACCGAGGTCTCACTTCCATTATATATACACATCACCCCTTTCTTTTTGGTGAACAAAATGAACATTATCTCTGAGATCCATACCAATGAACTGGATGTTTTTTTGGCTTGTAACACTTGCTGGCATGAGTAGTCAGCTTGCGATAATTCAATTGTAGATCTCTTGATGATACCACATTTGTTTGAAGATACTTGTAATTGTAATTTTTCAGGTTTTCCTCTGTTTCGGAAACTCTGTGGCCTCTACTCGCTTTCTTCTGCAGGATGAATTCAACATCCAGACCACAAAATGCGACAATTGCATTATTGTACTCTCTTTCTCTTCTTCTGTTTTAACTTGTTTTACACAGAGTGCTTATCTGTGTGAATCAAGACAAATCTCATCATTGGCGTTTTGCAGGGATTTATGTTCTGCCTAAGCCAAGTCGCTTGCATATTCTCTATTGTCGCTTGCCTCGTTGGTAGTGATGAGCTCTCTGAGGCTTCTCAGATACTTTCTTGCTGTGCCGATATGGTCTACTGCACGTATGTATTTACTCTTTTATCTGATTTTTCTTTTCACTTTATCCTCTTAGTATATTAAAGTTTACCCATCGCTAATACTTTAACGCACTGTCTTGGTCTTAATTTTCTTTTGCAGGGTCTGCGCGTGTATGCAGGTATAAGAAAGCGTGAACTACTAATCTTTTAATATCTTTTCTTATGGTATATATAACCAAAGCCCAATCTTATGCTTGCAGACACAACACAAGCTTGAAATGGACAAAAGAGATGGAGTGTTTGGTTCTCAGCCAATGGGCGTACCTCCGGCACAGCAGATGTCCCGTTTTGATCAACCTGCCCCTCCAGTCGGCTACCCTCCTGCATCTTACCCACCGGCTCAAGGCTACCCTCCTGCATCTTACCCGCCTCCCGGTTATCCCCATCATTGAGAAACTTTCAAACCGATATCTTCATATTGTGTGTCAAAGTGTTATTGTTACTGGGTGTTAGTTGTTATATTGTTGTTCAGCTATTTTCCCAGTTATGTGGTTGCTTTGCAAGTTTTAGTACTCTCGTTTATGCACTAAACCCTTTGGTATCATCTGGTGTGTTGATTTTGTTGGTATTTTTCTCCTATTTATGTGATGAATAGAAAAGTGTACGACCTTGATATGCCATATATGTGCTATATATGTGTGGCTGTATTCCTTTTATCTTTGCACTATTTTTACTGTGATATCCTTGCAATTGCCTCACGAGCCAGTTCAAGTAGGCTACTTGCCCCCATAACAATATTCCCGTATTGTTTTGGGCTACTTTCCACGATGACCTATGACCAGTACTGCCTATGACCAAAGCGGTAACCTAGCTACAAGGTGTTGCCAATTATAAAAGCACATACGAAACCCTTTCTCCCGAAGCTTAACTACCACAAGTTGGAAACTAACGTTTCTTTCTTCTTTATTTTAGGTTATTATCTGTTGGTAGTTGGTACTCTGCTTTGTGTTCTTAACATGAAAATCGGAGTAATATTTTTTTTATTTTCTCCAGAACCTGCATTGTCTATAATTATCTAACTAAGTTTACTAGTTTATTATGCTCACTGTAACTTATTTATCTATTTTTTTGTAATCCATATGGCGCATGAGGGTGGACGTGGAACCATCGAGGATGGGCTATATTGCTTATGAAGTTTATTTAGGTCTTGTAAAAATGTTGAAAATATATATCAAAGCTAATGATTCCGTTCATACTGCCTTTACGCTTTTAAGTCTTTTTTTTTTTAATCGTCTATCCATCTAAGCTACATCAAGTGGATAACAGACAAGCCGATCCTCCGAATAGCATTTCCATTTGCTCGGGTCTGATCTATATGGGAGAAAATATAACTCTGGTCCTTGCATCTTTTGCTAATCTGTCTGCTCGGCCATTCCGACTCCAAGGAATATGAGACAGTCTCACATCATCGAAATCATCATGTAACCTCTGGAACACTACGATCTCTGTCGCGAATGCTGGCCAGTCCATCGGATTTGTAGTCATATCCACTAAGTCCGAGCAGTCCGTCTCAAACCGTATCGAAGTGATCCTTCTGTCTCTCATACATGAGGCTGCCCAAAGTAACCCTTCCATCTCAGCATGCAAAGCTGAGAGGTTCCTGTTACACGCCCGTAATCCAAAGTATTTTAAGCCCATTTGATCCTTAAGACTCCACCCTAAGCCACTGACACTGCCATTATTGATCCAAGATGCATCAATTTGACAAGTAGGGATTCGGGGTATCCAAGGGGGCACTGTCTCAATCTCTGTAGTAGGGGGATCGTCATGATCCTCGTTTGCTTCCTCCTTTTCGTTAGCCTTCCTCCAACATTCTGCCTCAAGAGACGCATGTTGGAGAGTGTCAATGGGGGGTACGTCTTTTCCATTGAAGAGTTTGTCGTTCCTCACCTTCC
It encodes:
- the LOC106315434 gene encoding uncharacterized protein LOC106315434 isoform X1; its protein translation is MADKAAKMKLRQDYRNLWHSDLMGTVTADTPYCCLACLCGPCVSYLLRRRALYNDMSRYTCCAGYMPCSGRCGESKCPQLCLATEVFLCFGNSVASTRFLLQDEFNIQTTKCDNCIIGFMFCLSQVACIFSIVACLVGSDELSEASQILSCCADMVYCTVCACMQTQHKLEMDKRDGVFGSQPMGVPPAQQMSRFDQPAPPVGYPPASYPPAQGYPPASYPPPGYPHH
- the LOC106315434 gene encoding uncharacterized protein LOC106315434 isoform X2, with the translated sequence MADKAAKMKLRQDYRNLWHSDLMGTVTADTPYCCLACLCGPCVSYLLRRRALYNDMSRYTCCAGYMPCSGRCGESKCPQLCLATEVFLCFGNSVASTRFLLQDEFNIQTTKCDNCIIGFMFCLSQVACIFSIVACLVGSDELSEASQILSCCADMVYCTVCACMQTQHKLEMDKRDGVFGSQPMGVPPAQQMSRFDQPAPPVGYPPASYPPPGYPHH